The genomic region TTTATCCTCTTTTTTTGATAAAGAAATTGTGACAGACATAAATTTACAGTATTTTTGTAATAGTTTCAAAATACGTTCATATTCTATAAATTCTTGATTTTCTTCATTAAGAAATAAAATAACTTCTGTTCCTCTATCTATTTTTTCAATTTCTTTCATGATGAAATTAGGATTTCCTTCACAAGACCAAGATATGGATGATGCGTCTTTTTGATAAGATTGAGTTAATATCATTACTTTATCTGACACCATAAAAGAAGAATAAAAACCTAAACCAAAATGACCAATAATATTAGAATTTTTTTTTGTTGTGTTTTGATATTTGTTAATAAACTCTTCAGCTCCAGAAAAAGCGATTTGATTAATGTATTTGTCTACTTCTTCTTGTGTCATTCCTATACCATTATCCCGTATGTGAAGTGTTTTCCTATTTTGATCTATGATGATTTTAATTTTAAAATCGTCGATAATATCATATAAATTTTCTAATTTAATTAAAGTTTTTAATTTTGTAACAGCATCTACCGCATTAGAAACCAGTTCACGTAAAAAAACTTCTTGATCTGAATAAAGAAATTTTTTAATAATAGGAAAAATGTTATCTGAAGTAACACTTATTTTATTATTCACCATAAATATTGAATTGATCAAAATGATAATATGAGAGAATATACAATAATTATTCTGTTATTTAAAATAACGAACAAAATGTAAGTTCAATTTTTATTCAAAAAAACTATCTATAAATTTGATTCCATCAAATATTTTTAAATCTTGAATTTTTTCTCCTGTTCCCAAATATTGAATCGGAATTTTAAATTGATCCATAATTCCTATTACCACTCCACCTTTAGCAGTTCCTTCTATTTTTGTTAGAATAATAGAAGATATTTTAACAAAAGAAGTAAACTGTCTGACTTGTTCAAAAGCATTTTGACCGGTTGTGGCATCCAAAATAAGTATAATCTCATGAGGAGATTCTGTCATTATTTTTTTCATGACTCTACTAATTTTAGAAAGTTCTTCCATAAGATTGATTCGATTTTGTAATCGACCAGCGGTATCAATTATTACCACATCTTTTTTTTTGGATTTCGCAGATTGTAAAGTATCATACGCAACAGATGCTGGATCCGCGTTCATTTGTTGTTTAATTATAGGGACTTCAGCTCGATTTGCCCATATTTCAAGTTGATCAATAGCTGCCGCTCTAAATGTATCAGCAGCCCCTATCAAAACATGGAAACCTTTTTTTTTCAGAAAGAAAGCTAATTTTCCAATTGTAGTTGTTTTTCCAACCCCATTAACTCCTACTATTAAAATAACATATGGCTTTTCATTATTTTTTTGGATTTTATTCTCTAAACAAACATTTTCGATATCTATAAAAAGATTTTTAATTTCTTCTTTAAGGGCATGATGAATATCATGTAAACTACTATATTTTTCCTTTTTAATTTTTTTCTCTAAACTATTTAAAATTTTAATAGTAGTTTGTGTTCCTATATCTGAAGATAATAAAATATCTTCTATTTTATCAAGAATATTAATATCTATTTTTGATTTTTTCAAAAAAAGATCTTTTATTTTAGAAAAAAAAGATTTTCTAGTTTTTTTTAATTCATGATTGAATGTTTTATTTGTTTCTTTTTTTAAAAACACTACTTTATTTTTTTACAAAAAAAAATCTTAAATTCTTCATCAGAAATCATTTTATTTACGAAAGTATAAGAGCCTGATTTTTTAGATTTAACAACTTTTATAGCCAAAGTCATTTTTTTTGAAATCTTTTTTTTTTGATTTTGGTTATCTGTTTCCTTTTTATACATTTTTATTGTTTTATGTTATTTTTATTTATTTAATTTCTTTATGAATAGTATATTTCCTTAATATGGGGTTATATTTTTTTAGTTCAATTCTGTTTGGAGTATTTTTTTTATTTTTTGTTGTAATATATCTAGAACAACCAGAAATTCCAATTTTCCTTTGTTCAGTACATTCTAATATAACTTGTATCCTATTTCCTTTTTTTCCCATTTTAATATTTATATTTAAAACGTTTTAAAACTTTTTCTATCCCTATTTTATCAATAAGTCTCATCGTAGATGTACAAATTTTTAAAGTAATCCATTTTTTTTCTTTTATTAGAAAAAAACGTTTTTTGCATAGGTTTATGTTGAAACGACGTTTTGTTTTATTATTTGCATGAGAAATTTTATTTCCTATCATTCCTTTTTTTCCTGTCAATTCACAAATTTTTGACATAATAATTTTTTTTCGTAAACTTGCCAATAAATAAATATAAATAATTTTATACTAAAGACATTTCATGTCAGGACATAGCAAATGGTCAAATATACAACATAGAAAATCTAATCAAGATTTTAAAAAATCTAAAAAATTTTCTAAAATTATTAAAGAAATATCTACTGCTGTAAAAGAATCAGGTACAAATAATTCTCGTTTTAGAAATGCGATTGTAAGTGCTAAATCTGTGAATATTCCTAAAAATACTATAGAAAAAGCTATAAAAAAAGCTTTACAAATGAAAACGGATGATTACAAAAATTTAAATTTAGAAGGATTAATTCACGGAATTAGTATAATTATAGAATGTATGACAAACAACAGTCTTCGAACAACTTCTAATATTAGAACATTTTTTAATAAAAATGGAGGAAGATTATGTCATAACGGGAAATTAATCCATTTTTTTCATAGAATGGGGGTTTTTTGTATAAAAGAAAGAGATATTCACGATTCAATGGAAAACTTTGAACTTATGACAATAGATTTTGGTGCTCAATATATAAAAAAAAATCATGATATAATTTATTTATATACATACTTTGAACATTTTGGATTTATGAAAGATAATTTGGAAAAACTGAAAATACCTCATGAATATCAAGTCGAACGTATTCCGAAACAGATCAAATCTATTTCAGAAGAAAAAAGGAATAAAGTTTTAAATTTTATTAAAAAACTTCATTCAAATGAAGATGTAGAAAATATTTATTCTAATATGAATGAAAATCAAAAGTAAAATATCCTATCGCATTTAAAAAAAAAAAAAATGAGGAAAGTCCGGACACCGTAGAGCAACACAGTGGGTAACACCCATCCATCGTAAGATGAGGAATAGTGCAACAGAAAGAATATACAGATTTATTTGCTGTAGTGAAATCATGTAAACTCTGTGTGGTGAAATGCCATGTATACCGGAATACTAGCTCGGTTGAAACCGGCGGGTAGGCAGATTGAGATTATGGGTAACCTATATCCTAGATAAATGATAGGAAAAAACAGAATCCGGCTTACAATTTTACTTTTTTTTTGGAGAGATGGCCGAGAGGATTAAGGCGCACGTCTGGAAAGCGTGTTCACAAAAGTGTCAAGGGTTCGAATCCCTTTCTCTCCGTTTATAAATTTTCGATGTCTTTTAATTTTTTATCTATCACATTAGTTCTCACACCTAACAAACGGTCTATATCTTTGGATGCTCCTTGTAATTTATCTTGAGCTTGATGAAGTAACAATCCAAATTTAGTGAACTCTTGCTTGACCGTTTCTAAAATTTTCCAAACTTCAGAACTTCTTTTTTGAATCGCTAAAGTTCTAAACCCAATCTGTAAACTGTTTAATACAGCAGCTAATGTAGACGGTCCTGCTATTACGGTTTTATATTTTCTTAATAATTCTTCTAATAAACTAGAATTTCTTGCAATTTCAGCATATATTCCTTCAAAAGGTAAAAAAAGGATAGCAAAATCAGTAGTATATGGAGGATCTATATATTTATCTTTAATATTCTTGGACATTTTTTTAAGTACAGATTCCATATTTTTTATGGCTATTTCTATATTTTTTTTTTCTCCATTACGATAAGCTTTTTGTACTTTTTCATAAGTTTCTTTTGGAAATTTAACATCAATAGGCAACCATATCATATTTCCATCTCCAAATCCTGGAAGTTTAATTGCAAATTCTACTACAAAATTTGTACTCGATTTGGTTACAACATTAGAAGCGTATTGATCGGGTGATAATATTTGTTGTAAAAGCATTGAAAGTTGCATTTCACTAAAACTTCCACATATTTTGACATGATTTAAGGTTCTTTTTAAAGAACTTACATCTTTTGCTAAAACCTTCATTTCTCCTAACCCTTCTTGTAAAAAAAACAATTGATTTCCAATTATTTCAAATGATTTCCCTAAATGAGCATTGAGAGAAGTTTGAAGTTTATCACTTACATTTTCTTGAATTTTATTTAACTGATTTTCAATAAGTTTATAAAATTTTTCTTGTGATATATAAATAGAATCTAATTTTTTATTTTGATTTTCAATATACAGTTGAATTTCTTTATCAATAGTATCTTGAAATATTTTTACGGTTTGTATTAATCCATTTTTCGTTTCAATAAAAGAATCAATAATTTCAGTTCTATTATATTTAAATAATTTTTGAGTTTCATTTTGTTGATCTTTAAATTCTTTTCTAAAAAAAAATTCTAGTTTTCTAAAAAAAAATATGATACATATTAAAAAAATAAAAAAATTTAAAAGTATAAATGAATAATACATTAAAAATTATGAGAAAAAAAAATAGCGGGAATAGGACTCGAACCTATGACCTTCGGGTTATGAGCCCGACGAGCTACCAACTGCTCCATCCCGCGAATATTATACTTGTGA from Blattabacterium cuenoti harbors:
- the rpmG gene encoding 50S ribosomal protein L33, coding for MGKKGNRIQVILECTEQRKIGISGCSRYITTKNKKNTPNRIELKKYNPILRKYTIHKEIK
- a CDS encoding DNA recombination protein RmuC, with product MYYSFILLNFFIFLICIIFFFRKLEFFFRKEFKDQQNETQKLFKYNRTEIIDSFIETKNGLIQTVKIFQDTIDKEIQLYIENQNKKLDSIYISQEKFYKLIENQLNKIQENVSDKLQTSLNAHLGKSFEIIGNQLFFLQEGLGEMKVLAKDVSSLKRTLNHVKICGSFSEMQLSMLLQQILSPDQYASNVVTKSSTNFVVEFAIKLPGFGDGNMIWLPIDVKFPKETYEKVQKAYRNGEKKNIEIAIKNMESVLKKMSKNIKDKYIDPPYTTDFAILFLPFEGIYAEIARNSSLLEELLRKYKTVIAGPSTLAAVLNSLQIGFRTLAIQKRSSEVWKILETVKQEFTKFGLLLHQAQDKLQGASKDIDRLLGVRTNVIDKKLKDIENL
- a CDS encoding YebC/PmpR family DNA-binding transcriptional regulator — protein: MSGHSKWSNIQHRKSNQDFKKSKKFSKIIKEISTAVKESGTNNSRFRNAIVSAKSVNIPKNTIEKAIKKALQMKTDDYKNLNLEGLIHGISIIIECMTNNSLRTTSNIRTFFNKNGGRLCHNGKLIHFFHRMGVFCIKERDIHDSMENFELMTIDFGAQYIKKNHDIIYLYTYFEHFGFMKDNLEKLKIPHEYQVERIPKQIKSISEEKRNKVLNFIKKLHSNEDVENIYSNMNENQK
- the rpmB gene encoding 50S ribosomal protein L28 — its product is MSKICELTGKKGMIGNKISHANNKTKRRFNINLCKKRFFLIKEKKWITLKICTSTMRLIDKIGIEKVLKRFKYKY
- the ftsY gene encoding signal recognition particle-docking protein FtsY; this translates as MFLKKETNKTFNHELKKTRKSFFSKIKDLFLKKSKIDINILDKIEDILLSSDIGTQTTIKILNSLEKKIKKEKYSSLHDIHHALKEEIKNLFIDIENVCLENKIQKNNEKPYVILIVGVNGVGKTTTIGKLAFFLKKKGFHVLIGAADTFRAAAIDQLEIWANRAEVPIIKQQMNADPASVAYDTLQSAKSKKKDVVIIDTAGRLQNRINLMEELSKISRVMKKIMTESPHEIILILDATTGQNAFEQVRQFTSFVKISSIILTKIEGTAKGGVVIGIMDQFKIPIQYLGTGEKIQDLKIFDGIKFIDSFFE